ATTGTTTGATCAGACTGCTCTAGAAATACTGGTGTCCCCTCTGTCCAGGACAACCCATTTCGTCAGAGGATCGCTGAGGTTTTCTCTGAGGACGGAGAGGGAAATATGACACTGGACGACTTCTTGGACATGTTTTCAGTCTTGAGTGAGATGGCTCCGCGTGACCTCAAGGCCTACTATGCTTTCAAAATTTATGGTAAAATATCTGAAGAAGtggtgcaatttaaaaaaaatcatatccaGGAGTTCCGATTTTTATTTCCACAGATTCTTCTACTGTGTatgtaataatattaatattattcacAATATGTAGAAAGGTGAGGGGGTAACACAAACTGAGCTTCAACATTTGATGACAGAAATGAACATAAAACGTTATTATTGCACCAAATAAGGACATATTTCacgttttatattatatatgtgctatgaacatatatatatatatatatatatatatatatatatatatatatattcctttGGTTTGTAATAAAGTCATTCACAGACaaagaaatgtacagtatgttatccTGGCTTTACGGTTATACTGTTAAACTCCAATGGCAGAAATCCAAATAGATTTATTTAGAATTAGGGCAGGGTAGTGCTGTGTAAAAAGTACTGCCAACACCAATCACAGCTATAGTGTGTATTCATTTCTATTGAATTATCACCGGATGGGGTCAAACTGACATAATGCATTATGTTCTGTAAATGAATCAGTTCAAAATCCTGTGAGGAAAACTAATAAAATTaggaaaagtcataaagtatAATGGTGATAAAACAATGTTAAGTATGTTTTTATCACTGTTAAAGAGGACCTTTCCTGGACCCTAAACAGAAGATTAGGGTAACATGTAACCAGTGTAAAGAAGCACCCTGATACATAGGCCTTTGTGCAAAAAAATCATTCAATccctttaatacattttaactatgaagtataaattgaATAACAGAAACATGGAAATATTTGAAATTTGAATGTTGTACAAGCACATGAAAATGAGCTGTAAGCATGACGGATGGTGCACAGAATGTTATAAATGATTAACCAGCCCATTATAGAGGCAACAAGCTTGTCAAAACCCCTTTTGTGCTCAGCACTAGTGTCCCCACTAATTAATAAACGCTGACAGATGAAGAAGTTACATACACATCGCCATGGTCATGGGTCAAGGAAACGTTTCATTAATGATTCAGACCAACAGAGGGGGAAAAACAAGGAAGGTGGCATACTGTAAAAGCATTGTTGTGTTATGATGAGCAAGACTGATACTGTCCCATGATCTCATataacctgaagttacctctctAATGAAGGACTGAGTATGTAGGGTGAATATGTAAGGCTTAACACATATGTACCTTAAGTATATGCATCAAGATATTTGTTTATTAACATGATACTAACATTACAGTTTCCACCTTGACAATATGTAATAAATATGGGGGAAACTAAAGGTTTATGCATTTTTTATATGACAAGAAGTACAGCTTCAATACACTGAATAATGTCACAAAATATCAGctgcaaaaataaatataaatgtgttacCCTAATTGTGAATTAGTTCAGAATATATGATGGATATATTTATGGGTGCACTAACAATTACCTTCATTATCAATTATTCAAATCGCTTGTTTTGTGCAGCCACTttagtccaaaacccaaagatatttagtttaataTCGTAGAAACCATCAAACACCCACATTTGAGAAGCAGAAAGCAATACATCCGTACTTGTgcttgaaaatgttacttgaaTGATTAACTGATCGTTCAAGTAAGCATTTAGTCATCATTTCACCTCTATGTCCttcttttccattttctgcAAGATTTCAACAATGACGACTTTATCTGCAAGTCAGACCTTGAGAAGACACTGAACAAACTGACCCGTAACGAGCTGACAGAAGACGAGGTAAGGATGGTGTGTGAGAAGGTGATAGATGAGGCAGACCTGGACAACGATGGACGTCTGTCACTGGAGGACTTCCAGCACATGATTGTTCGAGCTCCAGACTTCCTCAGGTAGGCCAATGGTAACCATTTAACATAAGACATAATGAAGGGTGAATCCACCTACATACAATACATAAgaacacattttatattttattatgtatcaATGATGGTAATCTAATGTGCTTACCTACTTTGCCTATccttacatttgtttttaaccctGACTTGTAATGAGGAAATCAAACGAGAGCTATTCTAATTTATGTTCACAGCACCTTCCACATAAGGATATAAAGAAAAGAAGCAATCATGTGCATTTCTTAATTTGAGTACAACCTAAAATGGACGTACAATACTGCAGAATGTCTGGAAAGTTGGGGAAGCCTGACATCTTAACCAGAAAGCAACTATCATTTTGGGAATAACTTCAATGTGAATCATTTTGTAAAAAGAAACATGATCTTCATCAGAGATaatcagactttgacatttagCAACCAGAGTAAATACTATGAGTAACTATGAATTGTCTTGTCTTTAATGTGACCATTACTGCAAACAAATTGGATTTGTACGAACCTTCCTATACATCCATTGTACGAACATACTGAGCCCACTTCAGTTTTTACTTCTGCGATCACAGCTGCAGCAATAACACCAGTCATGACTGCAGGTCTATCATCACGTGGTGGCATCAACCAATCCATCATGACAAGGCTCATTAGTTATGATCATCAACAgttaatttgtattttgtatataaAGGGGTTCAGTTACACAGACTATAAAAGAAACAAATGCCAGAATATTCCAGTGGGTCATAGCAGGCCAATAAAAGGAGGGTCATGAAAGCAGACAAGCTCCATTGTGGGAGCACCAGGGTCAACTGACAGTGTAGTTTCCTGTGACAGCCAGCCAAAAAGAAAGACAGCcaatagaaataaagttttataatcttattttattaaatcaaaaGTACACATATCTACAAATTGTAGATACATTTTCATATGGGTTTAGAAAGTACAGTACAATTTAAGTAGAcctcttttttttcaatgtgatatttacaatgttttttttttcctcttcacttttttcaaaatgtattgtattattcTCCCTGTGTACTTCACAATGAATGGAATGAAAATATGGCTGTAAAAAGGGATGTACACTATATTAAAGgatatgatttaaaaacaaaatcaaagacCGCTGCAAATTATGCAGTTTGAGTCCCACAAAAGtctgcttcctgtttctgtTTATGACTTAAAAGCTACATTATTACACAAATGAGAAAACAGCACTATCTCCATATTTCAACATCCAGACTCTACCTACTTAATCTTCCATCATGCTAAATTCCACTCCTATTGTTGTAGCAATGCCATTTCTACAAACAGAGTCCTGTTTTTGGCTCAGTGgatgacacaaaacaaaaaagcccATACATTCAACTGTACAGGTCTACAAGTATGTCTgaaaattacattacacaaatATGCACAGGTCCAAGATTCACAATGCATAGCTCACCTATGACAGAACTGAGTATTAGCGGTTAAGACAAATGGCCATGGTAGTCATGAGGTCCCAAAttatttgatatttaaaaaagaaaaaaaaaaagaagcaggcaTGAAAAGCAGATCCTCCCTCGATATTGTGCATATAGGAGTTTTGATTTTCAGACTAGTAACAAA
This Sander lucioperca isolate FBNREF2018 chromosome 9, SLUC_FBN_1.2, whole genome shotgun sequence DNA region includes the following protein-coding sequences:
- the cib3 gene encoding calcium and integrin-binding family member 3 isoform X1, with product MGNKQTIFTAQQLDAYQDCTYFTRKEILRLFDRYRDLAPQLVPLDYTSHPDVKLPYELIGSMPELKDNPFRQRIAEVFSEDGEGNMTLDDFLDMFSVLSEMAPRDLKAYYAFKIYDFNNDDFICKSDLEKTLNKLTRNELTEDEVRMVCEKVIDEADLDNDGRLSLEDFQHMIVRAPDFLSTFHIRI
- the cib3 gene encoding calcium and integrin-binding family member 3 isoform X2 yields the protein MGNKQTIFTAQQLDAYQDNPFRQRIAEVFSEDGEGNMTLDDFLDMFSVLSEMAPRDLKAYYAFKIYDFNNDDFICKSDLEKTLNKLTRNELTEDEVRMVCEKVIDEADLDNDGRLSLEDFQHMIVRAPDFLSTFHIRI